A region of the Alligator mississippiensis isolate rAllMis1 chromosome 5, rAllMis1, whole genome shotgun sequence genome:
GTGGTACCTGAGCACTTATAACTATTGCCATGTGACCAGCAGTCTCTCTCGGAGACCAGTAGCAGGGTCTGCAGTAATAAGTCTTGGCAGGTTAAGACAGGAGCGTGTtgttaacaacaacaaaaggctGAGGGTGGGATTGGCACTCTTAAACTTGATACTGAGCAGAGTCCTCCCTGCTAGTTGTTCCTTTTAAGCAATACATGtagctgttggcgagtaccaggGAATGATACTTCCATTATTCTCCTAGAATGGAAAATGGTGTGTTGGGAAATGCCTTGGAAGGAGTGCAAGTTGAAGAAGAAGGGGAGAAAACGGAAGACGATTCAATGGTAGAAAGTGCTGATAACATAGATGGTATGTAGAGCTGTCTAACATGCCATAGAGATGCCAAGCCATGTTGTTTCCTGTAAATGCTGGATTCTGAGTACTTTGCTACCCTGAAGCTTTACACCAAAACTTTTAGTAGGCGAAGGAGTCTTGTTTTATCAATTCATGCAAATGTAGCTAAAAGCTTTTTGCAAGGAACTCTTCTTCCCTAACTCGACTCAAAGCAAACACAAAAAGTCACTCGGTttgtcaggctttttttttttttttttttttaagcactgcaCTCGGATACCCTGTCCTGTGTCTAAGCTTCCTAGCCCACTTGCACTGCTTTTGTAAACTTGCAGCAGTACAATGGCACGTGGTGTCATTCCCTAAGACTCCTTCCCCTGATTAAAGGACTGACACCTTGGTGAAACTTCTCTAACTGTCCTTCCCTTAAGAAGTCCAAGGGCAGGTTTCATTCTGTACTCGTTCACAGATGAAGATGGCACATCTCTGCCCCTCTAGACTACTGGATAAAGCTTGGCATCTCTTGCTTAGCTGTGACTAAAAATGCTAGTGCACAGAACTGCATATTGCTTGAGTGGCTGCTTACAATGCCTTGGTGTGTGTTGGTCGGGGCGGGGGGTAGAGGTGTTCATCACAAGCTGCTTTGTTAGCTGGGATCCAGTTTTCCTTAGATTTCAAAAGGGAGTGATGTTTTAGGAACGTGCTATGGCTTGATGAGAAACCAACACATTGGAGGGTCTGAGGGTGGTATTTTCATTTCCCGTTAATGCTTTTATTACTAAACTCGAAGAAATGTTTATGCTTCATCTTCCTTAACCATGTAGAAGAAGCAAGGGAGGAGTTGAGAGAGCAGGTATATAACGCCATGGGGGAAAAGGAAGAATCCAAAAAATCTGCGGAAGAGTCTCCAGCACTGACCGAAGGTGGGAAGAAAACTGGAGGAGAGGATGTAGAAATGGAAGAGGTACTGGAAGGAGAGGAGGTGGCTGCTGGCACAGAGACCAAGCCTAAAGAGGAGGTGGaagagcaggcagaggcagctgtgAAGCAGGCAGAGCCTGCAGAAGAGCAGGCAGAACCAGCTccagaagaggaggtgggggcagaggagcagatggcagcagaagcagctcccgaagtggaggcaggagcagaggagcaGAAAGCTGATGCTGCAGAGAAGCAGGCAGAGATGGCTGTGGAGAAAGTGGAGGCTGCGGGGGAGCAGGCGGCTGTAGCTGTGGAGAAGAAGGTAGTGGCAGAAGAGCCagtgccagaggctgcaggagaggaggtgggggcagctgtggaAGAGAAGGCAGAAGTTGCAGTaaaggaggcaggggctgctgtggaaGAGAAGGCAGGCTCGGAAGAGCCCGTAGCAGACACTGCTGAAGAACAGGCTGTGGGTACTGTGGAACAGAAGGAAGAGGCAGCCgcggagaagggggaagagaaagaagagcaggcagaggcagctgcagaggagaaagtggaagacaaagaaaagcaggcagaggcagctgaAACAAAGGCAGAGGCAGCTCCGGAAGAGAAGCCACCTGAGGAGCCTGAAGATACTCAGTCCTCAAAGGAAACGCCACCTGTAGCTGCAGATGTCGCTGCACCTGGAGAGGATGGGGACAAAACGCAAACAGAAGCCAAAGTTGAAGTAGGTGCTAAGGGACCACAAGAAGATGAGAAAGATGACCTGATGGAAGCGGAAGGCTCTAAGgtagaaaaagaagagagagaggaccTGGTGGAAGAGGGAGAAGGTAACAGGGAGAGGAGAAGTACTTGTGGGTGGATTACTTGATGGATTTGACTTTCTAACCGTGGGTAAAAATGATTCCATTCAGGATTTTCTGTGTGCCTTAGGCAAGGGCTCTGCCAAGGGGGGCACTTGGAGGATCTTGTATCCAAGAAGCTGGTTTCACTTAAGTTCCAAGGAACAGCAAATAGTCTTAGTTTCTCTAAACTAACGCTTAACTAACTGCAAAGCAAAATTGCTACTGTTCAAGCAAGCCGCGGCTCCCAAAGAGATCCACGTAATGTGTCGAAAGCAGTCACTGGGCTGGTAGAGAATACTGAATGGATGTTCACTTGCATGTATCTGGGTTTGTTTCACTAACCTTCAGGTAACCTGAAACACAAGCTGCCTTTGGTCCCGACCTCCATTCTAGACAGAGGGGGCAGTACAGTAGAAACCACTGACTCGATCCCTTTTGAAAATTGGAACTCCTCTGTGGAATCTCTTACTGGCCATCACAAGATTGCAAACTTAGTGGGGGAATCTAAATAGAATAGGATAAGCATTTAAAATTTAATTGTTAATTGGTGCTGGCTTGTACATGCTTCTGCTGTGTAGCTTTTCATGTCGTTCTGCTTCCCTGCTTCATCACAGCTGCTAAACTAATTAACAACAGTCTTGGAAACAAACTTTCACAGTACCACGCTGTAAGCCATTTCCTGGTAGCTCATAAAGTGTCCCCATCTGCATAATGGCGCACTTGGGCCAGCTGAGTGGTTCATAGTAAAAGCTTCACTTTAACAGTGATGGATGAAGATCCACATTGCTTGATTGCCTTGGCAGTCCAGACAGCCTTCAGAGGCATCTCTCTTCCAGCAAAAGGAAGGGTGCTGTACAGCTCTGCTCTCCAGCATCTTTAGTTACCATGTAATATGTAAATCCTTCTAATTGATCACTCTTGTCTCGGGGTCAAGCTGTTAAGCGTgagtttcccccaccccaacaaagCTGTTTgaggaagggtggggagaagaTGGGGACACTCTTTCCAAGTTGGGTGCTATATTTCATGCTGTAACATTGTTCCCAGCCTCCCTGAATTGGTCACTTCAAACTGTTTAAGTACTTTGCTCCTTTTTTTAGCTTTGTGATATCTCCTGTGTTCCAGCCCTGATAAAGCAGTTACTTCTCATACACACGGGCGTGGGCTGTTCCAGCATCAGCTAGGCCACTGAGGAGGCTGGTTTTTAGCTCTGGTTGCAGCAGTTGTAAAAGCTGAAGCTCCATGCTAACTGCCAACGGAGATCAGGCCTTGTTTTTTTTGTACTGAAAACAGCTAGGTTGTTTTAGGAGGGTTACAGTCTGCTCGGCTCCTAGGCTGACTCCAGCATCCACGCAGCAAGTCGTTCTGTTCTCTCTCCGCTCTCTTTGCATGTCTCAGGCTTTGCCACAACCTAAAAGTTAGCTGAGCTAAGCTTTCTGTATCTGACCCCCTAGTCTGTTTTCTCTTGCTGGAGAGATGATGTAAATGTCCTTTGGAAGTAGTAATCTGAACTGGTGCCATACAGCAGTAATTGTCACCAAAAGCTGCTTATACTGAATAAGCAAATGTAGGAGTCCAATGtagagtttctttctttctttttttctttttgtgactGTTATCTTGCTGAAAACATGAGCGCATAAGTGCCATCCATACTAGGTcggaccagtggtccatctagcccatatcctgtctctgacggggcagaagtggatgctatgcAGGGAAAGTGTTGATCTGGAAATCCCTGGAGTGATCTATCCCCCTATTCAATGCCCTCCCtgctttgtgtttaaaaaaaataaaccaaaaaccaaccaaccaaaaactGGTTGGCTATAAGCCCTGCCACCTaccaatttcagtgggtgccccttaTTGGTTCTAgtgtcctgggacttggtgggcagcagttccctgttcacttgacCCATACACTTCATGACTTTTATGGACCTCTGTCCTATTCCCTCTACTCGGCCTTCTCCTTAGTTATCTGGAACACTGCCTGGTCTGCCCATCTACAGGTGGCTAGTCCTACTGCACAGCTGGTCCAGTCCACTGACTCCTGTGGAAGGTCaccaagaatatatgaaagcagAAATATGAGAAGCTATCCCTGGATTAGCTTCTCCCTTGTTCCACATGGTACTAAATAAGGACTTAATCCTAAACAGCTGCTTCTATAGACTGGGAATCAGCTTGGTTTTCACTACTGCAATACCTGACGTCTTAATAATAGTGGCTGCTGCCAACAGGAGATGTGGATGCTGGTTATACTGTTCTAATGTCACCCCTAAGCTTCCACGAAGAGGAAAGAAACTAGATTTAGTCTATTTTGCGTCGCCCAACTAACTATATAGCGCATCCCGTTAACAGGGCATGTTGTCATCCTCATGCGTTTCTTGCAGAAACAGAAGGATCGGAAGATGATGATAAAGAAAACGAAAAAGCTGAAGAGGATAAGGAAAATGAATCTGCAGTTGAAGACAAGGTGAGATCTCTTGCTTGTTAATACTGGTCCTCAGTGCTTCTGGATGAACAGAAGGCCCCTGGTGAGAACCTGGTATAATGTAGgcgtggcttctgctgctgcttttatcaaGAATTTGAAACTTCTTGGCTAATAACCGACTTGGCACCCAACAAGGGATCATGTTCTTCTGGAACAGGAGTAGTTTCATGACAAGTCAAGGAGAAGTAGCTATTTCTTAATTCTCGGCTTATGTCGTATTAGCTACTCATCTGTTTAAAGGTTTatgtcctgccccctcccttccctctttttGTATGCATCAGTGACCCGTGATTTAGATGTCTGTGCCTGGAG
Encoded here:
- the NASP gene encoding nuclear autoantigenic sperm protein isoform X2 gives rise to the protein MEEELAAPSTSAEKTDSVDVDGEAKKLLGLGQKHLVMGDIPAAVNAFQEAASLLGKKYGETADECAEAFFYYGKSLLELARMENGVLGNALEGVQVEEEGEKTEDDSMVESADNIDEEAREELREQVYNAMGEKEESKKSAEESPALTEGGKKTGGEDVEMEEVLEGEEVAAGTETKPKEEVEEQAEAAVKQAEPAEEQAEPAPEEEVGAEEQMAAEAAPEVEAGAEEQKADAAEKQAEMAVEKVEAAGEQAAVAVEKKVVAEEPVPEAAGEEVGAAVEEKAEVAVKEAGAAVEEKAGSEEPVADTAEEQAVGTVEQKEEAAAEKGEEKEEQAEAAAEEKVEDKEKQAEAAETKAEAAPEEKPPEEPEDTQSSKETPPVAADVAAPGEDGDKTQTEAKVEVGAKGPQEDEKDDLMEAEGSKVEKEEREDLVEEGEETEGSEDDDKENEKAEEDKENESAVEDKSAQESEEDEVGNLELAWDMLELAKVIYKRQETKEAQLLAAQAHLKLGEVSVESENYVQAIEEFQACLALQQKYLEVHDRLLAETHYQLALAYHYNSQFDEAVLQFSKSVEVIDKRLVMLTERVKKAGGGSAQDEKEIEELKGLLPEIKEKIDDSKESQRSAGVAELALKATLVSGTTSGFTQSGGSVSASPIPVRKPADGASQCVSDISHLVRKKRKPEEETQQGDNEAKKSKPEPAVNGGGDAAPSGNEVAEKMEEETEKRPQVEAGAAVESTV
- the NASP gene encoding nuclear autoantigenic sperm protein isoform X1 is translated as MEEELAAPSTSAEKTDSVDVDGEAKKLLGLGQKHLVMGDIPAAVNAFQEAASLLGKKYGETADECAEAFFYYGKSLLELARMENGVLGNALEGVQVEEEGEKTEDDSMVESADNIDEEAREELREQVYNAMGEKEESKKSAEESPALTEGGKKTGGEDVEMEEVLEGEEVAAGTETKPKEEVEEQAEAAVKQAEPAEEQAEPAPEEEVGAEEQMAAEAAPEVEAGAEEQKADAAEKQAEMAVEKVEAAGEQAAVAVEKKVVAEEPVPEAAGEEVGAAVEEKAEVAVKEAGAAVEEKAGSEEPVADTAEEQAVGTVEQKEEAAAEKGEEKEEQAEAAAEEKVEDKEKQAEAAETKAEAAPEEKPPEEPEDTQSSKETPPVAADVAAPGEDGDKTQTEAKVEVGAKGPQEDEKDDLMEAEGSKVEKEEREDLVEEGEETEGSEDDDKENEKAEEDKENESAVEDKSAQESEEDEVGNLELAWDMLELAKVIYKRQETKEAQLLAAQAHLKLGEVSVESENYVQAIEEFQACLALQQKYLEVHDRLLAETHYQLALAYHYNSQFDEAVLQFSKSVEVIDKRLVMLTERVKKAGGGSAQDEKEIEELKGLLPEIKEKIDDSKESQRSAGVAELALKATLVSGTTSGFTQSGGSVSASPIPVRKPADGASQCVSDISHLVRKKTEKRPQVEAGAAVESTV